From a single Nicotiana tomentosiformis chromosome 2, ASM39032v3, whole genome shotgun sequence genomic region:
- the LOC104120261 gene encoding uncharacterized protein encodes MVVTQEHEEPSGWPLGLENMNIRLRVAERSQVVTAAAATEEAAYRLYISSPSFSSFTSSNLDTESTMSFFQDQSVSLGRLIGIRPVNRGKSDFRNRVHLEKNENVSTRRSESEDYKFQEGDMSQKLCVPLLHNVLEKMSRNKSNSPKH; translated from the exons ATGGTTGTAACACAG GAGCATGAGGAACCTAGTGGATGGCCACTGGGACTTGAAAACATGAACATAAGGCTTAGAGTGGCTGAGAGATCTCAGGTTGTAACAGCTGCAGCTGCAACAGAAGAAGCAGCATACCGTTTGTACATATCTTCACCTAGTTTCTCATCCTTTACATCCTCCAACCTTGACACTGAG TCCACAATGTCTTTCTTTCAAGATCAAAGTGTTTCTCTAGGCCGACTTATCGGAATCAGACCAGTAAACAGAGGAAAATCAGACTTTCGAAACAGAGTCCACCTTGAGAAAAATGAGAATGTTTCAACTAGACGATCAGAGTCGGAGGATTACAAGTTCCAAGAAGGGGATATGTCACAGAAACTTTGTGTTCCATTGCTACATAATGTGTTAGAGAAGATGAGTCGTAATAAGAGTAATTCACCTAAACATTGA
- the LOC104120262 gene encoding protein NUCLEAR FUSION DEFECTIVE 6, mitochondrial-like isoform X1, with protein MATFAARSVLRSATSSARTAATRVAAAAKPKASPSPFRIPTQKPLTARIFRSPVEMSCAVETMLPYHTATASALLTSMLSATPRSYGWTLEGPSLHKERINGDELKYVYLAIELIELFC; from the exons ATGGCCACTTTCGCCGCCAGGTCCGTCCTTCGCTCCGCCACCTCCTCCGCCAGAACCGCCGCCACGAGAGTTGCCGCCGCTGCCAAGCCTAAGGCCTCTCCTTCTCCCTTTCGCATCCCCACTCAAAAACCCCTCACTGCTCGCATTTTCAG GTCGCCTGTTGAAATGAGCTGCGCAGTTGAAACAATGCTTCCTTATCACACTGCCACTGCTTCTGCATTGCTGACTTCAATGCTTTCCGCTACGCCTCGGAGTTATGGTTGGACTCTTGAAG GTCCCTCCCTTCACAAGGAGAGAATAAATGGTGATGAATTAAAGTATGTATATTTGGCAATAGAATTAATTGAATTATTCTGCTAA
- the LOC104120262 gene encoding protein NUCLEAR FUSION DEFECTIVE 6, mitochondrial-like isoform X6 produces MATFAARSVLRSATSSARTAATRVAAAAKPKASPSPFRIPTQKPLTARIFRSPVEMSCAVETMLPYHTATASALLTSMLSATPRSYGWTLEDG; encoded by the exons ATGGCCACTTTCGCCGCCAGGTCCGTCCTTCGCTCCGCCACCTCCTCCGCCAGAACCGCCGCCACGAGAGTTGCCGCCGCTGCCAAGCCTAAGGCCTCTCCTTCTCCCTTTCGCATCCCCACTCAAAAACCCCTCACTGCTCGCATTTTCAG GTCGCCTGTTGAAATGAGCTGCGCAGTTGAAACAATGCTTCCTTATCACACTGCCACTGCTTCTGCATTGCTGACTTCAATGCTTTCCGCTACGCCTCGGAGTTATGGTTGGACTCTTGAAG ATGGATGA
- the LOC104120262 gene encoding protein NUCLEAR FUSION DEFECTIVE 6, mitochondrial-like isoform X3 produces the protein MATFAARSVLRSATSSARTAATRVAAAAKPKASPSPFRIPTQKPLTARIFRSPVEMSCAVETMLPYHTATASALLTSMLSATPRSYGWTLEGQKRTR, from the exons ATGGCCACTTTCGCCGCCAGGTCCGTCCTTCGCTCCGCCACCTCCTCCGCCAGAACCGCCGCCACGAGAGTTGCCGCCGCTGCCAAGCCTAAGGCCTCTCCTTCTCCCTTTCGCATCCCCACTCAAAAACCCCTCACTGCTCGCATTTTCAG GTCGCCTGTTGAAATGAGCTGCGCAGTTGAAACAATGCTTCCTTATCACACTGCCACTGCTTCTGCATTGCTGACTTCAATGCTTTCCGCTACGCCTCGGAGTTATGGTTGGACTCTTGAAG GGCAAAAGAGGACTAGATGA
- the LOC104120262 gene encoding protein NUCLEAR FUSION DEFECTIVE 6, mitochondrial-like isoform X4, whose product MATFAARSVLRSATSSARTAATRVAAAAKPKASPSPFRIPTQKPLTARIFRSPVEMSCAVETMLPYHTATASALLTSMLSATPRSYGWTLEDCNDDV is encoded by the exons ATGGCCACTTTCGCCGCCAGGTCCGTCCTTCGCTCCGCCACCTCCTCCGCCAGAACCGCCGCCACGAGAGTTGCCGCCGCTGCCAAGCCTAAGGCCTCTCCTTCTCCCTTTCGCATCCCCACTCAAAAACCCCTCACTGCTCGCATTTTCAG GTCGCCTGTTGAAATGAGCTGCGCAGTTGAAACAATGCTTCCTTATCACACTGCCACTGCTTCTGCATTGCTGACTTCAATGCTTTCCGCTACGCCTCGGAGTTATGGTTGGACTCTTGAAG ATTGCAATGATGATGTATGA
- the LOC104120262 gene encoding protein NUCLEAR FUSION DEFECTIVE 6, mitochondrial-like isoform X2 has protein sequence MATFAARSVLRSATSSARTAATRVAAAAKPKASPSPFRIPTQKPLTARIFRSPVEMSCAVETMLPYHTATASALLTSMLSATPRSYGWTLEDCNDDL, from the exons ATGGCCACTTTCGCCGCCAGGTCCGTCCTTCGCTCCGCCACCTCCTCCGCCAGAACCGCCGCCACGAGAGTTGCCGCCGCTGCCAAGCCTAAGGCCTCTCCTTCTCCCTTTCGCATCCCCACTCAAAAACCCCTCACTGCTCGCATTTTCAG GTCGCCTGTTGAAATGAGCTGCGCAGTTGAAACAATGCTTCCTTATCACACTGCCACTGCTTCTGCATTGCTGACTTCAATGCTTTCCGCTACGCCTCGGAGTTATGGTTGGACTCTTGAAG ATTGCAATGATGATCTATGA
- the LOC104120262 gene encoding protein NUCLEAR FUSION DEFECTIVE 6, mitochondrial-like isoform X5, with translation MATFAARSVLRSATSSARTAATRVAAAAKPKASPSPFRIPTQKPLTARIFRSPVEMSCAVETMLPYHTATASALLTSMLSATPRSYGWTLEDL, from the exons ATGGCCACTTTCGCCGCCAGGTCCGTCCTTCGCTCCGCCACCTCCTCCGCCAGAACCGCCGCCACGAGAGTTGCCGCCGCTGCCAAGCCTAAGGCCTCTCCTTCTCCCTTTCGCATCCCCACTCAAAAACCCCTCACTGCTCGCATTTTCAG GTCGCCTGTTGAAATGAGCTGCGCAGTTGAAACAATGCTTCCTTATCACACTGCCACTGCTTCTGCATTGCTGACTTCAATGCTTTCCGCTACGCCTCGGAGTTATGGTTGGACTCTTGAAG ATTTGTGA
- the LOC104120263 gene encoding uncharacterized protein At4g28440-like, producing the protein MASRSGNRQQANAGGAANAAKPAMRKPVFIKVDQLKPGTSGHNLTVKVVNANTILSKKPRNPSSSLRVPARPQQNTRISECLVGDESGSILFTARNDQVDMMKPDTTIILRNAKIDMFKGSMRLAVDKWGRVEVAEPANFVVNEENNLSLVEYELVNVEE; encoded by the exons ATGGCAAGCAGATCGGGCAACCGACAACAGGCTAACGCCGGTGGAGCAGCAAACGCAGCAAAACCAGCGATGAGAAAGCCAGTATTCATAAAAGTGGATCAGTTGAAACCGGGAACAAGTGGTCACAATCTGACTGTTAAGGTTGTGAATGCCAACACAATACTCAGCAAGAAACCTAGGAACCCATCATCATCGTTGCGTGTGCCAGCACGACCCCAACAGAACACTCGCATCTCCGAATGTCTTGTTGGGGATGAATCTGGGTCCATCCTTTTCACTGCTCGTAACGATCAAG TTGACATGATGAAGCCAGATACCACAATCATACTTCGGAATGCTAAGATTGACATGTTTAAGGGGTCTATGAGGCTAGCTGTTGATAAATGGGGCCGTGTTGAGGTTGCTGAGCCTGCAAATTTTGTGGTCAATGAAGAAAACAATTTATCCTTGGTTGAGTACGAGTTGGTGAATGTCGAAGAATAG